AAGAACTTAACAAGCGCTGCTGGAAGGCCGTTCCGTGTCCGGATGGATGATTGACAAGATGGAAAAGCGGGGCATGCTGTCCGTATGAGATACGAGCCGCTTCCTTCCTCCTTTTTTGCCGGCAATCGTGCGGAACTGGCTTCCCGCCTGCCCGCCGGCAGTATGCTGATCCTGCATGCCAACGACGTATTCCCCACGAATGCGGACGGCACCTTTGCCCTGCACCAGAATGCCAACCTCTTTTACCTCACCGGAATTGACCAGGAGGAAACCGTCCTGATCATGACCATCCGGGAAGACGGCTGGGATGAAATCCTGCTGCTGCGGGAAACGAATGAACAAATCGCCATCTGGGAAGGTGCCCGCCTCACGCAGGACCAGGCGAGAGAATTGAGCGGCATCCGGAACGTGCGCTGGACCAAGGAATATGATGCGCTGCTGGACAACCTGGTTCCGGCCGCCAGGATGGTCTTTGTGGAAGCCAACCAGCATCCCCGCTGCACCTGCCCGGTGGAAACGCGCAATGCCCGCATGACCAAAGACCTGAAGGAAAAATTCCCGGACGCGATCCTGAAAAACGTCTATGAACTTTTGTCCGACATGCGGCAGATCAAAAAGCCGGAGGAAATCAAGGCGCTCAAAAAAGCCTGTGAAATCACCAATGAAGGCTTCCGCGCGCTCCTCGGCTTCATCAAGCCGGGCGTGGGGGAATGGCAGATAGAAGGTTTTCTGGCGAACGAATTCATCAGCCGGGGACCGCGCAAATTCTCCTTCCTGCCCATCATCGCCTCCGGAAAGGACACCTGCGTACTGCACTACATCCAGAATGACAAGCGGTGCGAGGACGGCGACCTGGTGCTCATGGACATAGGCACGGAATACGGC
This DNA window, taken from Akkermansia muciniphila, encodes the following:
- a CDS encoding aminopeptidase P N-terminal domain-containing protein, with amino-acid sequence MRYEPLPSSFFAGNRAELASRLPAGSMLILHANDVFPTNADGTFALHQNANLFYLTGIDQEETVLIMTIREDGWDEILLLRETNEQIAIWEGARLTQDQARELSGIRNVRWTKEYDALLDNLVPAARMVFVEANQHPRCTCPVETRNARMTKDLKEKFPDAILKNVYELLSDMRQIKKPEEIKALKKACEITNEGFRALLGFIKPGVGEWQIEGFLANEFISRGPRKFSFLPIIASGKDTCVLHYIQNDKRCEDGDLVLMDIGTEYGNYNSDMTRTVPVNGKFTPRQRAVYESVLNMMTYAKSILRPGILKSEYERLVRVFAAGELVKLGLITPAQVAEKPSDPPIVRKYYMHGCSHFLGLDVHDVGEPNPVVLPGMVFTIEPGIYIAEEGIGIRLENDILIGETENIDLLGDVPLLPDDIERLMAR